One Nicotiana tomentosiformis chromosome 4, ASM39032v3, whole genome shotgun sequence genomic window carries:
- the LOC138909575 gene encoding uncharacterized protein: MEEVNVMGNYNFNAMGQKHPDFSWSSPGGTTNAWKQNNSRFQGAPGFENQPRPQYQPQQPTQFGLEDIMKSFIVNTDEILDAHGEAIKELGTEVAPENESGKELKIENAKKTEKKKGKKGVEKKKEETSRKEESDDVSKHMSALPFPQKLYREKLDKQFERFLDMLRQVNVNLPFTEVLSQMPVYANFLKEILTKKRKMEETSVVKLTEHCKAILQNKLTSREKMKNEIGEIRSAPISLQLADQITIRPEGILEDVLVRVDKFVFPVDFIVVNMEENKEVPVILGRPFLVTGRAILDKYDRKLMLRVGEETVTFEMNVETRVKKEKLVINVEWKVKSSKENAPVIEKDKCGVYPKNAEKKLSAWMCALVRA; encoded by the exons ATGGAGGAAGTTAATGTTATGGGTAATTacaacttcaatgcaatgggtcagaagcaccccgacttttcatggagttcaccagGGGGTACAACAAATGCATggaaacaaaataactctagatttcaaggagctcctggttttgAGAATCAGCCGAGGCCGCAATATCAGCCTCAACAGCCAACTCAGTTTGGGTTAGAAGATATTATGAAGTCATTTATTGTCAATACTGATGAAATATTGGATGCTCATGGGGAAGCTATCAAGGAACTTGGGACAG AAGTTGCGCCTGAAAATGAAAGTGGAAAGGAGCTGAAAATTGAAAATGCTAAAAAGactgagaagaagaaaggcaagaagggagtagagaaaaagaaggaggaaacttcaagaaaGGAGGAATCTGATGATGTGAGCAAGCACATGTctgctctaccttttccccaaaaactCTATAGAGAAAaactggacaagcagtttgagagatttttagATATGCTGAGACAGGTTAATGTGAATCTGCCATTCACTGAAGTTCTTTCACAAATGCCAGTTTATGCAAatttcttgaaggagatccttacaaagaagagaaagatggAAGAAACATCAGTGGTCaaactcacagagcattgcaaagcaatcttgcaaaacaaactcacatccaggga GAAGATGAagaatgagattggagagataaggtctgcaccaatatctttgcagctagcAGACCAAATAACTATCAGACCCGAGGGGATACTGGaggatgtcttagttcgggtagataagtttgtgtttcctgtagattttatagtagtgaatatggaggagaataaGGAGGTTCCTgtcatcttaggaagaccattcttagtaaCGGGCAGAGCAATATTAGACAAATATGAtagaaagctcatgcttagagtgggtgaggagacggtgacatttgagatgaatgtagaaactAGAGTGAAAAAGGAGAAGCTAGTTATAAATGTTGAGTGGAAGGTAAAGAGTTCAAAAGAGAATGCTCCAGTgattgagaaagataagtgtggggtgtaccccaagaatgctgagaagaagttgtctgcgtggatgtgtgcactagttcgggcatGA